The sequence CGAGCAGAGGGCGCCGATCGCGATCCCGGCCAGCAGCAGGCTGTGCCCGAAGCTGTCGCCGCGCCGGCCCAGGGCAAAGACGATGCCCGTCACCGCCAGGCCGGTCGCGATGCTGAACGCCGGCAGGGCGGCATAGGGCACCGCCGGGAACCGTCCGATCAGCAGCATGCCGGCCACCGCCCCGAGCGCCGAGCCGCTCGATATGCCCGCCACGTAGGGGCTGGCCAGCGGGTTGCGGAAGAGTGTCTGCGCGGCCAGCCCCGCCAGGGCCAGCGTCGCTCCCACCGCGGCCGCTACCAGCACGCGGGGCAGCCGCGAGCCGAGCAGGATGCGGTCCACAAAGTCCCCGCTCGGCCCCCGCCACAGCGCGCGGGCGCAGCGCGAGAGCACCTCGCCCGGCCCGATGGCCACGCTGCCCGTGCACAACGCGTGCAGCACGGCCGCGCCGAGCAGAACGAGCAGGATGGCTAACAGCCGCCGTGAGGCCGCCGAGGGGCGCATGGACCGTCTCCGAAGGGCGTTCTACGCGATGCGCCGCACGTCGAACCGGTCGTCGCGCTTCGAGAGACTCAGGGCCTCCGAGCTGTCCAGCCGCGAGGATGCGACGTTCGCCAGGTGCCTGCGCGACGCCGCGACCGCCCGGTCGACCTGCTCGGCCGTGGGGCGGGCATACGGCTGCCCGGGCACGGGGATGTAGCCCATGATGTGGAACGGGATCTCCGGGCTGAGGCCCGCCAGCCAGGCCGCGATGGCCTCGACCTGGTCGACGTCCACCAGGCCGGGCACGAACACGACGTTGGCCCGCATGTCCAGCCCCGCATCGACGGCCGCCGCGAAGTTGTCGAAGATCAGCGCCTTCGGCCGCCCGGTGTACTGCAGGTGCACCCCCTCATCCCAGGCCTTCAGGCCCACGTTGGCGGCGTCCAGGTTGGGCAGCGGCAGCCGGCTGCCGTTCGTGTGCCCCAGGGCGGTGCGCACTCCCAGCGTCCGCCGGGCGAACTCCAGAACGGCCGGCAGGTCCGGGGCCACCGTGGGCTCGCCGCCCATGAAGTTCACGCGGTCCACGTCCACACTCGAAAGGGCGTTGCAGACCTCCTCCAGGGACAGGAAGCGCTCCGGCGCCGGATACGCGTGCCCGGGCCGGCCGTCGGGGCCGCTGCGCAGCTTGTAGCTGCAGATCGGGCAGCGGAAGGTGCAGCCGTAGTTGTGTACCGTGGCGAACCGGTGCTTCTCGTTGTGCGTGATCTTGTAGAATGCCAATCTTCCGTTACCTTTCCGGGAGAGCCCCGTCGTGGATGATG comes from Candidatus Brocadiaceae bacterium and encodes:
- a CDS encoding radical SAM protein encodes the protein MAFYKITHNEKHRFATVHNYGCTFRCPICSYKLRSGPDGRPGHAYPAPERFLSLEEVCNALSSVDVDRVNFMGGEPTVAPDLPAVLEFARRTLGVRTALGHTNGSRLPLPNLDAANVGLKAWDEGVHLQYTGRPKALIFDNFAAAVDAGLDMRANVVFVPGLVDVDQVEAIAAWLAGLSPEIPFHIMGYIPVPGQPYARPTAEQVDRAVAASRRHLANVASSRLDSSEALSLSKRDDRFDVRRIA